In Flavobacterium lacustre, a genomic segment contains:
- a CDS encoding DcaP family trimeric outer membrane transporter, producing the protein MKKRYLILMLGIVSLKGFSQTPAPAVPAAPEKEWDVSIYGFVRTDYIWDTRKSAQVREDNLNLYPLDEVLDANGKDINAAGQSNFLSVTSRLGVKAKGPNVWGAKTSSVIEADFFGNFEGSSIGLFRLRHAYVNLDWSKTSLTMGQTWYPTFIPEVFPGVANFNTGIMFNPFGWATQVKLKQMLSKEVSATFVAYKEREFTTAGPGTQNSAAINAALPSLNAQIQYKTKTVLLGVGAEYKSLQPLTVSNNLVSNEKINSSSVFGYAKYSNDKVSIKAYGISGGNLNNLVMLGGFTGKTIAGGVETYDPTKTTSFWLDVASNGKAIAPGFFFGYTKNNGSSDDTTTATFVNYMRGTSGSRIVDNVWRGSARIDFKKNKFRISPELEYTAATWGDLIKSNATAGGNKKEIGNFRAMVSCVYAF; encoded by the coding sequence ATGAAAAAACGTTATTTAATCCTTATGCTGGGAATTGTTTCCTTAAAAGGATTTTCTCAAACTCCGGCTCCAGCGGTTCCTGCTGCTCCCGAAAAAGAATGGGATGTAAGTATTTATGGATTTGTTAGAACCGATTACATTTGGGATACCCGAAAATCCGCTCAAGTAAGAGAAGATAATTTAAACCTCTATCCTTTAGACGAAGTGTTAGATGCTAACGGGAAGGATATTAATGCCGCAGGACAATCTAATTTTCTTTCTGTAACTTCAAGATTGGGCGTAAAAGCGAAAGGCCCGAACGTATGGGGAGCCAAAACATCTTCTGTTATAGAAGCTGATTTTTTTGGGAATTTCGAAGGATCTTCTATAGGATTGTTCCGATTAAGACATGCTTATGTAAACTTAGATTGGTCTAAAACATCATTGACAATGGGACAAACCTGGTATCCAACTTTTATACCTGAAGTTTTTCCCGGAGTTGCAAACTTCAATACAGGAATTATGTTCAACCCTTTTGGCTGGGCTACTCAAGTAAAATTAAAACAAATGTTAAGCAAAGAGGTTTCTGCAACATTTGTAGCTTATAAAGAAAGAGAATTCACTACTGCTGGTCCAGGAACTCAAAACTCAGCTGCTATAAACGCTGCTTTACCTTCACTTAATGCTCAAATTCAATACAAAACTAAAACTGTATTATTAGGAGTTGGTGCAGAATACAAATCATTACAACCTTTAACTGTTTCTAATAACTTGGTTTCAAATGAAAAAATAAATAGCTCTTCTGTTTTTGGATATGCAAAATATTCGAATGACAAAGTTTCTATTAAAGCATATGGAATTTCGGGTGGAAACTTAAATAACTTAGTTATGTTAGGCGGATTTACAGGAAAAACAATCGCTGGCGGAGTTGAAACTTATGACCCAACTAAAACCACTTCATTCTGGTTGGACGTTGCCAGTAACGGAAAAGCAATTGCTCCAGGATTTTTCTTTGGATACACAAAAAACAACGGATCAAGCGATGATACTACAACAGCCACTTTTGTAAACTACATGAGAGGTACCAGCGGATCAAGAATTGTTGACAATGTTTGGAGAGGTTCTGCCAGAATAGATTTTAAGAAAAATAAATTCAGAATTTCACCAGAATTAGAATACACTGCTGCAACTTGGGGCGATTTAATCAAAAGCAATGCAACGGCTGGAGGTAATAAAAAAGAAATTGGCAATTTTAGAGCCATGGTTTCTTGTGTGTATGCCTTTTAA
- a CDS encoding IS1/IS1595 family N-terminal zinc-binding domain-containing protein: MEILSCPKCQDTHIVKSGVINSKQRYLCKKCNYFFTVNKIGKKIDDYYVTKALQLYLEGLSYREIERIIGVSHVTVSNWVKTFNIKKPSHANYHPTYKIFSHLELVEYLKNKQLLSGAGMIITELGDKFMLIKWERFKD; the protein is encoded by the coding sequence ATGGAGATTTTATCCTGTCCGAAATGCCAAGATACACACATCGTAAAAAGCGGCGTAATCAACAGTAAACAAAGGTACTTATGTAAAAAATGTAATTATTTTTTTACGGTTAACAAAATCGGAAAAAAGATAGACGATTACTATGTTACCAAAGCATTACAATTGTATTTAGAAGGCTTAAGTTATCGTGAAATAGAGCGAATTATCGGGGTTTCTCATGTAACGGTCAGCAACTGGGTAAAAACCTTTAACATCAAAAAACCATCTCATGCAAATTACCATCCTACTTATAAGATTTTTAGTCATTTAGAACTAGTTGAGTATTTAAAAAACAAGCAATTACTCTCTGGTGCAGGTATGATAATAACCGAGCTTGGAGACAAGTTTATGCTTATAAAATGGGAAAGATTTAAGGATTAA
- a CDS encoding helix-turn-helix domain-containing protein codes for MTKIKKKQPEPIQRKSYTLDDKAKAKKYYLIGLSLVEIGKITDTPFRTIEKWYVAENWKAQRETTPIKNKANDLFNSGMSYKQIAVTLNKSVSTVSRYIKTAKNENDN; via the coding sequence ATGACAAAAATCAAAAAAAAGCAACCCGAACCAATACAAAGAAAATCGTACACCTTAGACGACAAAGCCAAAGCAAAAAAATATTACTTAATAGGTTTGTCTTTGGTAGAGATCGGAAAAATAACGGATACACCATTTAGGACAATTGAAAAATGGTATGTTGCCGAAAACTGGAAAGCCCAAAGGGAAACAACCCCGATAAAAAATAAAGCTAACGATCTGTTTAATTCGGGAATGAGTTACAAACAAATTGCGGTTACTTTGAATAAAAGTGTTAGCACCGTATCACGTTACATTAAAACCGCAAAAAATGAAAATGACAATTAA